The genomic stretch GGACGTTCTCCTCGGGGATCCAGGGGGCGTGGCGCTGGATCTGGAAGCCGATGTCCCCTTGCTCGAAGAGGACCGGGGCGCCGTCCCCGCACAGGAGCGCGTAGCGCAGGCCCGGCTTGAGCCGGTTCCAGCCCGGGGTGAGCGTGCTGGTGACGTAGCGGACGTTCTCGTCGTACATG from Candidatus Methylomirabilota bacterium encodes the following:
- a CDS encoding aminopeptidase P family N-terminal domain-containing protein, whose protein sequence is MANFGTVGVDWQQRINWDRLRKYRLERARERMKAHGLGALLLMYDENVRYVTSTLTPGWNRLKPGLRYALLCGDGAPVLFEQGDIGFQIQRHAPWIPEENV